A region of Trypanosoma brucei brucei TREU927 chromosome 1, complete sequence DNA encodes the following proteins:
- a CDS encoding arginine N-methyltransferase, putative codes for MTVDANAASSTTTTTDYYFDSYSHYGIHMEMLKDCHRTTSYRDAMWRNAYLFKDKVVLDVGCGTGILSMFAAKAGARKVIGVDCSTVAVQAREIVRDNGFEDVITIIQGKVEEIQLDEKVDIIISEWMGYFLLYESMLNTVLYARDNLGTPDVKMFPDKANMHVCGITDEQYIQERFNIWDNVQGIDFSYFKRLSFIEPLVDTVERSQIVTNVAPLVSFDINTVKEADLSFTSEFALEAQASRGKRNGGNSIIYVHALSVHFDTPFTAGHEVVILDTTPYSPPTHWRQTVLYLFNPLRMRAGERATFRMKCSPNALNGRDLDISLHVDFEGALQISHYDQDFRLR; via the coding sequence ATGACGGTGGACGCAAATGCCGCCTCCAGCACTACAACGACTAcagattattattttgattcTTACAGCCATTATGGAATTCACATGGAAATGTTGAAGGATTGCCATCGCACCACATCATATCGTGATGCCATGTGGCGTAATGCGTACCTTTTTAAGGACAAGGTTGTGCTTGATGTTGGTTGCGGGACGGGAATCCTTTCTATGTTTGCTGCAAAAGCGGGTGCGCGGAAGGTGATTGGGGTCGACTGCAGTACTGTTGCCGTGCAAGCGAGGGAAATTGTAAGAGATAACGGTTTTGAGGATGTTATTACAATAATTCAAGGTAAGGTTGAGGAAATACAATTGGATGAGAAGgtggatattattattagtgaATGGATGGGTTACTTCCTACTTTATGAGTCTATGTTAAACACCGTTTTGTACGCTCGTGATAATTTGGGTACTCCTGATGTGAAGATGTTCCCGGATAAAGCTAACATGCACGTATGCGGCATTACTGACGAGCAGTACATCCAAGAACGCTTCAACATTTGGGACAATGTGCAGGGAATTGACTTTTCCTACTTCAAACGCCTAAGTTTCATTGAGCCGCTTGTGGACACGGTGGAACGATCACAAATTGTTACCAATGTAGCACCTCTCGTTTCATTTGACATCAATACCGTAAAAGAAGCGGATCTTAGCTTCACATCGGAGTTTGCACTTGAGGCACAGGCCTCCCGCGGAAAGCGTAATGGTGGTAATAGCATTATTTATGTTCATGCGCTTTCTGTTCACTTTGACACGCCCTTCACCGCTGGTCATGAAGTGGTGATACTTGACACAACTCCATATTCCCCTCCCACGCATTGGAGGCAAACggttttatatctttttaaCCCGCTTCGGATGCGTGCGGGAGAGCGAGCCACCTTTCGCATGAAATGCAGCCCAAATGCACTCAATGGGCGAGATCTTGACATTTCACTTCATGTTGACTTCGAAGGGGCACTTCAGATTAGTCATTATGACCAGGATTTTCGGCTGCGGTAG
- a CDS encoding hypothetical protein, unlikely (unlikely gene predicted by glimmer): protein MKRYFFCNLSSAFMNEVMKPWKAENTKTSAAFSCLHAPEVLLFYIVYTPLPNCLFVVVNFYDCHSSCLFLLVI from the coding sequence ATGAAAAGGTACTTTTTTTGCAACCTCTCATCGGCGTTCATGAATGAAGTTATGAAGCCATGGAAGGcggaaaacacaaaaacttctgctgcttttagtTGTTTACACGCACCTgaagttttgttgttttacattGTTTATACGCCTCTGCCTAATTGTTTATTTGTCGTGGTTAACTTTTACGACTGCCATTcttcctgtttgtttttgcttgttaTTTAG
- a CDS encoding hypothetical protein, unlikely (unlikely gene predicted by glimmer) translates to MFYDHVVSVLVIQFLSFSSLFLSYFRDALRKYPHSEITMRIVHNNNNNNI, encoded by the coding sequence ATGTTTTACGATCatgttgtaagtgtgctTGTGATtcagtttctctctttctcttcattatttctttcatattttcGTGATGCGCTACGCAAATATCCGCATTCGGAAATAACAATGCGAATtgtgcacaataataataataataatatataa